The region TTTGTACGGCCAGCAGGCGCTGGCGCTGTTTGCCCAGGCGCATGTATGCGTGATTGGCATCGGCGGTGTGGGGTCCTGGGCGGCCGAGGCTCTGGCGCGCACCGGCATCGGCGCCATTACGCTGATTGATATGGACGATGTGTGCGTCACCAATACCAACCGCCAGATCCATGCGCTGCGCCAGAATGTCGGCCAGTCAAAGACAGAAGTGATGGCGGAGCGCATTCTGGCGATCAACCCCGAATGCCGGGTGACCTGCGTCGACGACTTTATTACTGCGGACAATGTGGCTGAGCTGTTGAACCACAATTTCAGCTATGTGATCGACGCGATTGACAGCGTACGGCCGAAGGCCGCGCTGCTGGCTTATTGCCGTCGTTACAAGATCCCGGTGGTCACAACCGGCGGGGCGGGCGGGCAAATAGATCCGACGCAGATCGCGGTGGCCGATTTGGCGAAGACCATTCAGGATCCGCTGGCCGCCAAGCTGCGCGAGCGGTTGAAGAATGATTTCAACGTGGTGAAAAACAGTAAGGGCAAGCTCGGCATTGATTGCGTGTTTTCCAGCGAGCCGCTGGTATACCCGCAGCCGGACGGCACGGTTTGCGCATCGCGCAGCACCGCAGAAGGGCCAAAAAGAATGGACTGCAGCGCGGGATTTGGCGCGGCGACCATGGTTACCGCGACCTTCGGCTTTGTCGCCGTGTCCCACGCCTTGAAGAAAATGGTGGCGAAAGCCGCGCGTCAGGCGTAACGGGCGGCGATCGCTTTCACCCCGACGGCCAGCGCTTCCAGCCCGCTGGCGCGGGTGGCGCTGAGCTGGGTGCGCAGCGCCAGTTGCTCAAACAGCGCCAGCGGATC is a window of Serratia plymuthica DNA encoding:
- the tcdA gene encoding tRNA cyclic N6-threonylcarbamoyladenosine(37) synthase TcdA, with translation MSTAYSEAYLQRFGGTARLYGQQALALFAQAHVCVIGIGGVGSWAAEALARTGIGAITLIDMDDVCVTNTNRQIHALRQNVGQSKTEVMAERILAINPECRVTCVDDFITADNVAELLNHNFSYVIDAIDSVRPKAALLAYCRRYKIPVVTTGGAGGQIDPTQIAVADLAKTIQDPLAAKLRERLKNDFNVVKNSKGKLGIDCVFSSEPLVYPQPDGTVCASRSTAEGPKRMDCSAGFGAATMVTATFGFVAVSHALKKMVAKAARQA